The sequence GCTCCTGGACGTACGACAAGGCCAAGATCGACCTGGTGAGCATGCAGAGCCACGTGGACCAGCTGGACCTGTGGGAGAGCGGCGAGTGGGTCATCGTGGACGCGGTGGGCACCTACAACACGCGCAAGTACGAGTGCTGTGCGGAGGTGTACCCCGACATCACCTACGCCTTCGTCATCCGCCGCCTGCCGCTCTTCTACACCATCAACCTCATCGTGCCCTGCCTGCTCATCTCCTGCCTCACCGTGCTGGTCTTCTACCTGCCGTCCGACTGCGGCGAGAAGGTCACGCTCTGCATCTCCGTGCTGCTCTCCCTGACCGTGTTCCTGCTGCTCATCACCGAGATCATCCCGTCCACCTCGCTGGTCATCCCGCTCATCGGCGAGTACCTGCTCTTCACCATGGTCTTCGTCACGCTGTCCATCGTCATCACCGTCTTCGTGCTCAACGTGCACCACCGCTCCCCGCGCACGCACAGCATGCCCGCCTGGGTGCGCCGGGTCTTCCTGGACGTGGTGCCGCGCCTGCTGCTCATGAAGCGGCCCTCCGTGGTCAAGGACAACTGCAGGCGGCTCATCGAGTCCATGCACAAGGTGGCCAGCGCCCCCGGCTTCTGGCCCGAGCCCGAGGGGGAGCCCGGCGTCGTGGGCGGGGAGCGGAGCCGGGGCCCCTCGCGCTCCGCCTCCTTCCGCGGCCCCCGGGACGAGCCGGCAGAGCCCCAGCCCGCCTGCGCATCGCCCCCAGACCGGGTCCCTGCGCCGCAGCCCTCGGAGGCTGACCCCGGGAGCCCCTGTCCCTTGCCCGACTCCTGCCGCCCACCCGCCAGCACCCGGGCCCCGGGGCTCACCGAAGCCCGGTCCCTGAGCGTCCAGCACGTGTCTAGCGCGGCTGAAAGGGTGGAGGGCGGCGTTCGGTGCCGGTCTTGGAGCATCCAGGGCTGTGCTCCCCAAGACGAGGCTGCCTCCGTGGCCGGGGGCCCCGTGACCAGCTCCCCTGCCTTCCCGAAGGCCAGTGCCGCCGAGCTCCTGCCCCCAGACCAGCCCTCTCCATGCAGGTGCAGGTGCAGGAAGGAGCCGTCCCCAAGTGCCGTGCGCAAAGCCTGTGGCACCCGAGTGCCGGCCCGGCACCTGCCCCTGTCTCCGGCCCTGGCGCGGGCGGTGGAGGGTGTGCAGTACATTGCTGACCATCTGAAAGCTGAGGACACGGACTTCTCGGTGAGTTTCCGCCCGTGGCTGGGCACGCTCTGGCCgctccccttcttccctccctggagGACGGGGTGGCCGGTGAAAAATCCAGAATCCAGGCCCCAGACCTGGGCCGCCGAGCTCTGCGGGGCACCCAGCCCCGTCCCACCCCTGCGCTCTCTGCCGGAGCGCCTGGTTCTGGCAGGTGGCCGGAGTGGTGAGTGGGAGCGTACCGCAGGGGTGTCCTCTGTGTTGTCCGGGCGGCGGGAGCCCATAGGCGGCAGGGAGGCCTTGCCCGGGAAGTCTGGGCCCTACTGCTGGCCCCTGGGAAGGCCCAGGAGTGGGGCCAGGAGTGGGCCTCTGGTGGGGGGCCCGGGCGGCACTGGGCCCCGGTGCAGGAGTGGAAGGGTAGTAAGAGGGGCcggaaggagcctgatggggggaggggcgcggCCCTGCACCCGTcaagcagggagaaggaacaGGGAGCGGTGGGTGTCTGGGCAGTAATGCTGGCCCAGCCTCAGGGGCCTGGGGACCCGGGAGCCGGTCCTCCTGTGGGGCTTCTCGGTCACCAGCAGGGATCAAAGGAGCCCGGACAGTGTccccagtctccctgctgagtgctgagACGGGAGCCCCTGCTCTTCCGGTTCCTGGAGGAAAGGTCACCGGGCAGTGGGCAGTGGGCAGTGGGCAGGGGACTGCCTGCCACTAAGGGAacgtcttccttccttctgctgatgTCTGCCTGCCGGTCACAGGGTTGCGGTGGGGACGGGGGCCCTGAGGGCCAGGATTCCCAGCGCAGACTTGGCGGACACTCAGGTCCCCATGGagccaggagggagagaggggtgtcTACCAGGGTCCAGGCTGACGGGGGACCCTCAGGTCAGAGCACGggcagaagtgggggtggggactgtCCTCAGTCTGTGGGGCCGTCCCTTGCCGGCAGCCCGGGCCTGGCAGCTGTCCTGCGGCATTGACCTTGCCCTTGCCAGCTGTGTCCTGCCCGGTGAtgcccactgctgctgctgctgtggacACGGCTCCTCCTTGTCCCTCCCTGCCTGCAcctcgggtcatggcccctgatTACGTGGGGGACACGTGTGGCCCCAGGACCACTGGGCCTGTGGCTGAGCGAGCCCTGGATGGGACGGGGGCCCTGGGCCCGTGCAACACACCCCCGAGAGTAGGACCCCCTGTAGAATCTCAGGCTGGGAAGCCATTCGGGAGGTTTCTGGAAGCTTCTGCCTGGGAGACCCTGCTCCTGGGACCCCATTTAGCCGCAGCAGACGGGTCCCTGACTCGACGTGTAGGTCTGAGCCCCACTGAGGAGGGACAAATGCCCTTGGGAGTGTGCAGAGCCCTGACGGGCTCTGGCGGCCGTGCACACCTGTCCGGCGGGGGCCCAGCCCCACGCTTGTCTGCGTGGCGTGATGGACCACCGCGACCTGGTTCTGGCTTCAGAATGACGCCAGGCTCTGGGGGGTCCAGCTGCCTTGACGCGGGTGGACCTTGGATGCTCTGGGCGGCTTTGTCCACGAGGCTTTTCATTCTCAGGATGGGGGACGTGCCCAGGGGGATCAAAGACAAAGCGGGGAAAGAGGCCGCGGGCCACTGCTCAGCCTTCCTGGAACGGAGGGTCCTGGAGGGACTTTTTATTTATAAGTGACCTTGTTTGCTCCCCTTTTTCAGTTTGGTTTAAAACCGTTTAAAACCATCAGGGTGCCTCTGAGTACTTGGGAAATCAGAGCAGAGAATGGCAGTGGAAAGCCCTCTGTACCCTTGACACCCCCACCCGGGCGTGCTGGGCTTGCCCCCGCCTCGGCTGTCCTGCCTCGGTGCCCGGCTGGCCGGAACCTGGGGGCCACACCCTTTCCTGTCCCTCAGACATGGACGGGCTGCCCATCCAGGACGAGCTTGTGGCCACAGCCTCCGCGCCGAGCCTGTGccctgggggaggcagaggagaggggtcaGGAGACGGGACGGCAGTGcggccggcctgggctgggagctgggatGTGTTACTGAGGCTGTCCCCTGCCCTGTCCCACAGGGTCCCCATCTGCATGTGGACGGACCCAATGCCTTTC comes from Neovison vison isolate M4711 chromosome 8, ASM_NN_V1, whole genome shotgun sequence and encodes:
- the CHRNA4 gene encoding neuronal acetylcholine receptor subunit alpha-4, with protein sequence MMTTNVWVKQEWYDYKLRWDPADYENVTSIRIPSELIWRPDIVLYNNADGDFAITHLTKAHLFHDGRVQWTPPAIYKSSCSIDVTFFPFDQQNCTMKFGSWTYDKAKIDLVSMQSHVDQLDLWESGEWVIVDAVGTYNTRKYECCAEVYPDITYAFVIRRLPLFYTINLIVPCLLISCLTVLVFYLPSDCGEKVTLCISVLLSLTVFLLLITEIIPSTSLVIPLIGEYLLFTMVFVTLSIVITVFVLNVHHRSPRTHSMPAWVRRVFLDVVPRLLLMKRPSVVKDNCRRLIESMHKVASAPGFWPEPEGEPGVVGGERSRGPSRSASFRGPRDEPAEPQPACASPPDRVPAPQPSEADPGSPCPLPDSCRPPASTRAPGLTEARSLSVQHVSSAAERVEGGVRCRSWSIQGCAPQDEAASVAGGPVTSSPAFPKASAAELLPPDQPSPCRCRCRKEPSPSAVRKACGTRVPARHLPLSPALARAVEGVQYIADHLKAEDTDFSVKEDWKYVAMVIDRIFLWVFIIVCLLGTAGLFLPPWLAGMI